In Miscanthus floridulus cultivar M001 chromosome 5, ASM1932011v1, whole genome shotgun sequence, one genomic interval encodes:
- the LOC136455039 gene encoding uncharacterized protein has protein sequence MFVVLCCRSSGAVTPEEIEKVGISPAQAEAPMEPISNRKGENDLGYPEKENHGSGEEMVAQQGEEGPVTKKPRVEVEVEDEDEEEGLTNLKSFRKNWLKVMSPFVGPLEAITGTEIGPKHYTESGPPRFGGIDYDALEIFSLKVTEIKEGLEWPLRVFGLVAVRDSMDSKGNMLFRRSKENCAPSPHRRGMYDPFLELTGPSRAIALIDAPEFVVELRVIGSSPSEEKLLSAAIFRYDNNSYGARSSAGQVQTRIVSTKPNTIELKYSHLKVPLEATIEIHH, from the exons ATGTTCGTCGTGCTGTGCTGCCGTTCTTCCGGCGCCGTCACACCCGAAGAGATTGAGAAGGTAGGGATCTCGCCGGCGCAGGCGGAGGCGCCGATGGAGCCTATATCGAACAGAAAAGGAGAAAATGATCTCGGCTACCCAGAGAAAGAGAATCACGGCAGCGGAGAGGAGATGGTTGCGCAGCAAGGAGAGGAAGGGCCAGTGACGAAGAAGCCACGCGTTGAAgttgaagttgaagatgaagatgaggaggaGGGGCTCACGAATCTGAAAAGTTTCCGCAAGAATTGGTTGAAGGTGATGTCTCCGTTCGTCGGTCCCTTGGAAGCAATCA CTGGGACGGAAATTGGACCCAAGCACTACACAGAGTCAGGGCCGCCCCGCTTCGGCGGTATCGATTACGACGCCTTGGAGATCTTCTCGCTCAAGGTTACCGAGATCAAGGAAGGTCTCGAGTGGCCGCTTCGTGTCTTCGGCCTCGTCGCTGTGCGGGACTCGATGGATTCTAAGGGCAACATGCTTTTCCGTCGTTCCAAGGAAAACTGCGCGCCAAGTCCTCACCGCAGAGGTATGTAT GATCCCTTCTTGGAGCTGACAGGTCCTAGCCGTGCTATTGCATTGATTGACGCTCCAGAGTTTGTGGTTGAGCTCAGAGTCATTGGCAGCAGCCCATCAGAGGAAAAACTTTTAAGTGCTGCAATTTTTAGATACGACAACAATAGCTACGGTGCAAGAAGTTCTGCAGGCCAGGTCCAGACCCGTATAGTGTCAACTAAGCCGAACACAATTGAGCTAAAATACTCACATCTGAAAGTGCCATTGGAGGCAACCATTGAGATACATCACTAA